A stretch of Vigna angularis cultivar LongXiaoDou No.4 chromosome 4, ASM1680809v1, whole genome shotgun sequence DNA encodes these proteins:
- the LOC108331566 gene encoding serine carboxypeptidase-like 42: MDRSFEGIEVVTMKGCWLVGVLIVLLGSVGVEGYPSEDLIEKLPGQPNVGFKQYAGYVDVDVKHGRSLFYYFVEAEKDHEKKPLTLWLNGGPGCSSIGGGAFTELGPFYPRGDGRGLRRNSMSWNRASNLLFLESPAGVGWSYSNTTSDYNAGDASTANDTLLFLLKWYEKFPSYRSRELFLTGESYAGHYIPQLANVLLDHNAHSNGFKFNIKGVAIGNPLLKLDRDARATYEYYWSHGLISDEVGLAIANDCDFDDYVFADTHNVSKSCNNAINEANEIVSDYINYYDVILDVCYPSIVEQELKLKKMATKISIGVDVCMTYERAFYFNLPEVQKALHANRTNLPYRWSMCSGVLNYSETDPNIDILPVLKRIVQNHIPVWVFSGDQDSVVPLLGSRTLIRELAHELKFKITVPYGAWFHRGQVGGWVTEYGNLLTFATVRGAAHMVPFAQPSRALHLFSSFVHGRRLPNTTRPSIYD, translated from the exons ATGGATAGGAGTTTTGAGGGGATTGAAGTTGTTACAATGAAAGGGTGTTGGTTAGTTGGGGTGTTGATTGTGTTGTTGGGCAGTGTTGGGGTAGAAGGGTACCCTTCTGAGGATCTGATAGAGAAGTTGCCTGGGCAACCTAATGTTGGATTCAAGCAATATGCAGGATATGTGGATGTAGACGTCAAACATGGAAGAAGCCTCTTCTACTATTTTGTGGAGGCTGAGAAAGACCATGAAAAGAAACCCCTCACTCTTTGGCTCAATGGAG GCCCAGGATGTTCCTCCATTGGAGGAGGTGCCTTTACTGAATTGGGTCCCTTTTATCCCAGAGGTGATGGACGTGGTCTTCGAAGAAATTCAATGTCTTGGAATAGAg CATCCAACCTCCTTTTCTTGGAGTCTCCAGCTGGAGTTGGTTGGTCATACTCAAACACAACTTCAGATTACAACGCTGGCGATGCATCCACAG CCAATGATACGCTTCTCTTCCTGCTGAAATGGTACGAGAAGTTTCCTTCTTACAGATCAAGGGAGCTGTTTCTTACCGGAGAAAGCTATGCAG GACATTATATACCACAGTTAGCCAATGTTCTTTTGGACCACAATGCTCATTCAAATGGTttcaaattcaatattaaaGGAGTAGCT ATTGGAAACCCACTTCTGAAACTTGATCGTGATGCACGAGCAACATACGAATACTACTGGTCGCATGGACTGATCTCCGATGAAGTTGGCCTTGCCATAGCGAATGATTGCGATTTCGATGACTATGTCTTCGCTGATACACACAACGTGTCCAAATCATGCAACAATGCAATAAATGAGGCAAACGAGATTGTTAGCGATTACATAAACTACTATGATGTGATTCTGGATGTTTGTTATCCATCCATAGTTGAACAAGAACTGAAATTGAAAAAGATG GCTACTAAAATAAGCATAGGTGTAGATGTATGCATGACTTACGAAAGAGCTTTTTATTTCAATCTCCCAGAGGTTCAGAAGGCTCTCCATGCAAACCGTACTAATCTTCCCTACCGCTGGTCCATGTGCAGTGG TGTCTTGAATTATAGCGAGACTGATCCTAATATAGACATCCTCCCTGTTCTCAAAAGGATAGTTCAAAACCATATTCCAGTATGGGTTTTCAG TGGAGACCAAGATTCTGTGGTGCCGTTACTAGGTTCTCGAACACTCATTCGTGAACTAGCTCACGAGCTAAAGTTCAAGATTACAGTACCATATGGAGCATGGTTCCACCGAGGGCAG gtTGGAGGTTGGGTAACAGAGTATGGAAATTTGTTGACTTTTGCAACTGTAAGAGGAGCTGCTCACATGGTA